One Egicoccus halophilus genomic region harbors:
- the coxB gene encoding cytochrome c oxidase subunit II, whose translation MRDRTATRAATRRRTRGTLVLVLALGLVLSACTAPQSALDPAGPYAQDPHDLIRPVFAIALFVFVLVQGLIIYAVIKFRKRPDDDGSLPVQVHGNTRLEIFWTVVPALILAFIAVPTVQMIFSTMDEPDGEFLTVEVIGHRWWWEFYYPDYDIYSANEIVIPVDTPVRLEMTASDPGRSADLGVIHSFWIPAWAGKQDVVPGQTTFLNIQADAAGRYLGQCAEYCGLSHVNMRIRGESMEPADFEAWVENQQSPAVVPEDGLAAQGAELFGASFDTDIGQRSCAACHQIWDGEGARNPGVGPDLTHFASREEFAGAIFPVDEEHLREWLRDPPAMKPMQPQNQVGMPNLNLSEEEIDALVAYMLALE comes from the coding sequence TTGCGCGACCGGACCGCCACGCGCGCCGCGACGCGTCGTCGGACACGGGGGACCCTGGTCCTCGTGCTGGCCCTGGGCCTGGTGCTGTCCGCCTGCACCGCCCCACAGAGCGCGCTGGACCCGGCGGGTCCCTACGCGCAGGACCCGCACGACCTGATCCGCCCCGTCTTCGCGATCGCGCTGTTCGTCTTCGTCCTGGTGCAGGGCCTGATCATCTATGCGGTGATCAAGTTCCGCAAGCGGCCCGACGACGACGGGTCCCTGCCGGTCCAGGTGCACGGCAACACCCGCCTGGAGATCTTCTGGACCGTCGTGCCGGCCCTGATCCTGGCCTTCATCGCGGTTCCCACGGTGCAGATGATCTTCTCCACCATGGACGAGCCCGACGGTGAGTTCCTCACGGTCGAGGTCATCGGGCACCGCTGGTGGTGGGAGTTCTACTACCCCGACTACGACATCTACTCCGCCAACGAGATCGTCATCCCGGTCGACACCCCGGTGCGGCTCGAGATGACGGCGAGCGACCCGGGTCGCAGCGCCGACCTCGGGGTCATCCACTCGTTCTGGATCCCCGCCTGGGCCGGCAAGCAGGACGTCGTTCCCGGGCAGACCACGTTCCTCAACATCCAGGCCGACGCGGCCGGGCGGTACCTCGGGCAGTGCGCCGAGTACTGCGGCCTGAGCCACGTCAACATGCGTATCCGTGGCGAGTCGATGGAACCGGCCGACTTCGAGGCCTGGGTCGAGAACCAGCAGTCCCCGGCCGTGGTGCCCGAGGACGGCCTCGCCGCCCAGGGTGCCGAACTGTTCGGCGCCAGCTTCGACACCGACATCGGTCAGCGCAGCTGCGCCGCCTGCCACCAGATCTGGGACGGCGAGGGCGCACGCAACCCGGGTGTCGGCCCGGACCTGACCCACTTCGCCAGCCGTGAGGAGTTCGCCGGTGCGATCTTCCCGGTCGACGAGGAGCACCTGCGCGAGTGGCTGCGTGACCCGCCCGCGATGAAGCCGATGCAGCCCCAGAACCAGGTCGGCATGCCCAACCTCAACCTCTCCGAGGAAGAGATCGACGCCCTGGTCGCCTACATGCTGGCACTGGAGTGA